ACGAGATCCTGGGCTGCCACATGATCGGCCCGAACGTGGCCGACCTGCTCAGCGAAGTGGTGCTGGCCATGGAATACCGCGGCAGCGCCGAAGACATCGGCATCACGGTGCACTCGCATCCGACACTCAGCGAAACGGTCAAGGAAGCGGCGCTGAGCGCATTGGGTAGAGCCATTCACATGTAGACCGCTAACTGCCGACTGCTTAGGAGGCAGGAAGGAGATAAAAAAGGGAGGAGGATGCAGTGAACCGCATGAGCGGACTGCTTCCTCCTCCCTGAAACTCTCCCCCCTGCTACCTAAGCAGTTGGCAGTTTACGATCGCACGGTCAGAACATCTTCCCGATAGACTGTCCGATCACCACGCCCAGTGCGAGCATGGCGACGCCAACGACCATGAGCATCATGTTGGACGACTTGGGCTCGACCATGGCACTGGTCGCCGTGGCCGTGGCCGTCGCCACTTTGGTTTCGGTGCGTGCTTCGGGAATCGCGGCCATGATGTTCGCGGCAACGTAGGCCGGCGTGGTCATGCGACGACGCTGTTCGGTTTCCGTCGAAATCATCTTCCAGAGGTCAACCTGCTTGGCATCGGCGCGGCGCGCCTCCGCTTCACTGGTTTCGCCGTCGAGCCACTGGTGAATCACCAGTGCTGGTCCTTCCGCCGCTGCCATACCGGGAAGCGGCACTTCGCGATCTGCCACCGGACGATCAGCAACAGGCGCGGCGTCGCGTTGCGGCAAATCCTGACCGAGGTTCCGGTCGTCGTGCGCTTCATGTCGGTCGAGCATCAGTCGTATTTCTCCTCGAGCAAAGTCTGAAGGGCTTCTCGTGCCCGATGCACGCGCATCTTCAGTGCTCCAACGGTTGTACCCAAGAGATCCGCCATCTCTTCATAGGAGCGTCCTTCAACATGTTTCATGATGAAGGCCTCCCGAAGCGACGGGGCCAACTGCGCGAGGGCTGAGTCGAGGTCCTGCCGCAGTTCAGTGCGGTCGAGGTCCTCATCGGGACTCGCGAAGGTGGAGGGCTGGTCGTCTTCGTCGTAGCTCAGGTGCGTGCGCCGAATGTTCTTCAGCCAGTCCTTGCACCCGTTCGCAACGATCCGAAAAAGCCAGGCATCGAATCGACCACGGACTTCACCGAGATGGTGATAGGCCTTGATGAAGGATGTCTGGAGAATGTCTTCGGCTACGTCGGGACTTCCCGTCATACCCAAAGCATGCCGATACAGTGGATCGCTGTATCGGCCGATCAGCATCGCGAAGGCATCGCGTTCTCCCGCCAAAATGCGGGAGATGACGTCCTGGTCCGAATCGACGTCTGCGGGAGTGGGTTCTTCTTCCGTCATGGTCACGGCGCTAGGATAACGCCGCATTAACGGTATTGACACCCCTTCCAGCAAACGAAGCGCGAAGAACCTCGCCGATCGTCTCGTTGGAAGGACGAATAGCCGCGGAGGAGGTCACGCAGGCCGTACGGGGAGTATCGGCACGTGGTGGAAGGCACTCCAGTGGTGATTGCGGATGAGTGCGCCATGCGCATCGAGAAGGGGCGGCTGGTAGCGAACGCGACCATGTCCCTGCGGTGCGATTCCGGTGCGTGCCGACGCGTCGCCGCGCTCAACGGCCTCCTTGAGTGCGTCCTCAACGCCGCGCACCACGCCACAAGGCACACCGACCTGCTCGAGGGCGTCGATCCATTCGGCGGCCGGTCGTTGCCGCGCGCTCGCGGCGATTGCCGCCACGACACGGTCACGGTGCGCCACCCGACCGGCGTTCGTGGCCAGCTCCGGATCGCTGGCCAGCGCGTCGAGCCCAAGCGCACGAGCCGCGAGCGGCCATTGGGGATCGGCCCCAACGGCCAGCACGAACGGACGGTCGGCGGCGGCGAACAGTTGGTAGGGCACGAGATTGGCGTGGGCGTTGCCCCAGCGGCCGGCGTCGCGCCCCGACACGAGCGTGTTCTGCGCGACGTTCGCCAGCGCGGCCAACGCCGAGTCGCGCAACGTGACGTGGATCCGGCGATCCGCCGCCGTGACGAGGCGATCGCGACCGGCTAGCGCGCCGAGCAGGGCAATCGCGGCGTCCTTGCCGGTTATGAGGTCGACCAACGCCACGCCAGTCTTCATCGGCGCACCATCAGGCTCGCCGGTGATCGCCATCCACCCACTTTCGGCCTGCACCACGAAATCGTAGCCCGGGCGATGACTGTGCGGACCGAAACCGGAGATGGTGCACCACAGAAGTCGTGCATTGCGCGCCAGTAAAAGATCAGCATCAAGCCCATATCGTGCCAATACGCCCGGAAGAAAGTTGTCGATGACGATATCCGCGTCGGCGATCAGCGCGTGGAGGAGCTCGATGTCGGCGGGAGATTTGAAGTCGGCCGCGAGCGACAACTTGTTGCGATTGGTGCTCAGGAAGTACGCCGATTCGCCATCGGGGGCGAACGGCGGGCCCCAGCCGCGGGTATCGTCGCCGGATCCGGCCCGCTCGACCTTGATGATGTCGGCACCGAGATCGCCCAAGGCCATGCTGCAGTGCGGCCCGGCGAGCACGCGGGAAAGATCAACAACTCTGACCCCTTGAAGCGGTAATGTCTTCATGATGCTCTTATGATGATCTATTAAGGGCGCTAAAACGCTCTCGCTTTTCAACGACCCACCTGAGCCGAGCTGAAGGTCGGCCGCGACCAGACTTGCGTATAATATGCGGTTCACCTCGCAAATCACGTCCGTATACCTTGCATAGATGACTGAAAATCATATAGTTACCCCAGTTCTGGTGGACGTGGACCATACTATTGAGGCTTGAGCAGCACCTCCTCTGTAGAAAAGTCGGGCGACCACCTCTACCTCCATTGCTGGCGGAAGGAGTCCGTTCGACCCATGGCCGATTTGCCGCAGGCTGACGACGACACGATCACCGAAGGTGACGCACCTCCTGCCAGTCCGGCCCCGCGCCGTGGCCCTGGGCATCGGGCTGCAGACGCACGCGACACCGCGGCCGAGATGGCGCAGCGGGCGCACGAGATCAGCCTGGAGGCCGGCAGCAAGATGGCCGGGGCCATGCGCGAGGTGATCGGTGCGGCGGCGGGGTTCAGCCCCTTCGCGATCGAAAGCGCGCGCGACCTCATCAACTACATGGTCCGCCGCGGCCAGATGGGGCAGGAAGAGGCCGAGGTGCTGATTCAGCAGGCCGAAGCCGCCTATATCGCGAAGCACGGATCGCTGCCGATTCCCGGACCGAAGGCGCCGCCGCCGAAGCCGGTACCGCTGGGTCAGCTGCCAAAGGCCGTGACGGCGCCTGCCGCCGCGGCTGAAGCGGCGCTCGAGGCGCGGGCGGCCATGCGGATCGAGCCCCAGAAGCCGTCCGACAAGGTCACCTTCGCGCCGCTTCCTCCGAAGCCGGCACCGAAGCCGCCGGCTCCGAAGGTCGAAGTCGTCGAAGCCCCGCTCGAGGCCAAGGTGGAAGCGAAGGTCGAGGCCAAGCCGGCCGCGAAGGCGCCGGCGGCCAAGGCGGCTCCAGCCGCTGCAGCCAAGACGGCCGCTCCGGCGGCGAAGGTGCCCGCGGCCGCCAAGGCAGCGACGCCTCCGGCGAAGGCGCCAGCCAAGGTCGCCGTTCCCGCCAAGGCGCCGGCAAAGGCACCCGCCAAGGCCCCGGCGAAAGCACCAGCGAAGGCCGCCGCTCCGGCGAAGGCCCCCGCAAAGGCACCAGCCAAGGCACCGGCGAAGGCTCCGGCCAAGCCGGCAGCCAAGGCTCCCGCCAAGAAGGCGCCGGCGAAGAAGAAGTAGTTCGACGTGTTCGTCGCGTCGGCACCGAGTCGCCTCGACTTCGGAGGAGGGTGGACAGATGTCCCACCGTATCCCGAAGAGCGAGGCGGCTTTGTTTGTAACCTCGCCATCGAGCGGCGAGTGCGGGTCTCGCTGCGCCCAAGCGTCGCCGAACGCGATCGGCTGCCGCTGGTTGAGGCGGCCTGTCGGCGCGCCGGTTATGCGGGTCATGCCGCAATGCAGAGCGACTTCCCCATCGGCGCGGGGCTTGGTGGATCGTCGGCGGCGGGCGTCGCCCTCGCCGCCGCCCTTGCGGCGGCACAGGACCGCGAGGTCACCCCGGCGGCGATCGCGGAGTGGAGTCGCGCGCTCGAGGTTGAAGAGATGGGAATCGCCGGCGGCCGTCAGGATCACTACGCCGCGGCGTACGGTGGCGCGCTTGGACTGACCTTCGGCACCGCCGTCTCCGGCGACGCGGTCGAGGTGGAGGCGATTCCGCTGTCGGCCGCCGGTCGGACCGCGCTCGAGGCGCGCATCACCCTCGTGTACACAGGCGAATCCCGTATCTCCGGCGACACGATCACCGCCGTACTCGATGCCTACCGCAATCGCACGCCGCGCGTCATGGAGGCGCTCGACCGCATGGCGGTGCTGGCTCGTGGGATGCGCAGTGCGCTGCACGCCGCCGATGTCACCACGCTCGGCGCGCTCGTCGACGAGCATTGGATACACCAGCGGGCGTTGCATCCGCGGATTACCACCGAACGGATCGACGCGCTCGAGCAGGCGGCGCGCGCCGCCGGTGCGCAGGGTCTCAAGGCGCTTGGCGCCAGCGGCGGCGGATGCGTCATGATCATCAGTGCGGCGAGCGACGCGGCCCGCGTGGTCGAGGCCGTCGCGCCATTTGGGGAGGTCCTCCCCTGGCGCATCGCCACGACGGGCGTAGAGGTGTCGCGGCTCCCGCCCGACGCCTAGACTGTAGGTCGTGACGTACCGATATCCGCTCGATCCCGTCGCGTTGACCGCATCGCTGGTCGCGATCGATTCGCGCAATCCATCACTCGTGCCCGACGGGCCGGGTGAGCTCGCGTGCGCGACGCATCTCGCGGCCGTGTTGAACGCGTGGGGATTCGCCGTGTCGCTGCAGGAGATTGCGCCCGGCCGCGCCAACGTGATCGCCCGCATCGGCCCCACCGGCCGCACACCGCTCGTGTTGAACGGACATCTCGATGTCGTCGGCGTGGAAGGCATGTCGCACGCACCGTTCGCGCCGGAGGTGCGTGACGGCAGCATGTTCGGGCGCGGCACCACCGACATGAAGGGTGGCGTAGCGGCGATGTGCGTGGCCGCCGCCCGCGCCGCGGCGCGTGGTTCGCTGGCCAGTGAGATCATCATCACGGCCGTGTGCGACGAAGAGTATGCGTCGATCGGCACTCGCGCGCTGCTCGAGCAAGGGCTTCGCGCCACCGGGGCGATCATCACGGAGCCCACGCGCATGGCCATCGCGCCGGCACACAAGGGATTCGCGTGGATCGAAGTGGTGTTGCATGGACGCGCGGCGCACGGCAGTCGGTACGACGTGGGCATCGACGCGAACCGTCACGCCGGGCTGTTGCTCGCCGCGCTCGATCGGTACGAACAGGATGTGCTCATGACCCGCGTGCATCCACTACTGGGCCGTGCGTCACTGCATGCCTCGTCGATCGTCGGTGGCACGGGCTGGTCGACCTATGCCGAACGCTGCACGCTGCGTATCGAACGCCGCACGCTGCCCGGAGAGAGCGGCGAGCAGGCGCTCGCCGACATCCGCGCGCTCTGCGATGTGCTCACGGCCTCACGCCCGGGATTCCAAGCCGACGTTTCGCTGGTGTGCGCACAGCCCCCGCTCGATCTCGCGCTCGATGCCCCGTTGATCGCGTCCGTACGCGCCGCATGCACCGCTGGCGGAATCGAGCCCACGATGGCCGGGTTGTCGTGCTGGACCGATGCGGCCCTGTTCGCCGAAGCGGGGATCCCGGCGCTGTGCTTCGGACCGGGCGATATTGCCCGCGCGCATTCCGACACGGAGTGGGTGGAGATTGCCGATCTCGAGCGGGCGACGGAGATCCTGGAAGCGGTCTGTGCGGGGTGGGGTCGCGAGAAGGCGTAGGCGATAAGGCGTAAACCGCCGCCGTCAGCCGACTCGAATCTCGGCGGCGGCATTCGTCATGCTGAGGCTCCCGCCTTGCACTTCGAGCAGTCGACCCGCCAGCGCGGGCGTCGTGTCAGGGCGCGGGGACACCGAGATCAAGATGGTGCGCCCGTCGCGCGCGCTGGCAATGCGGAGTGGACGCTCGCTCGACACATGCTCTGCGGCGGATTCGAAGAAGAGCGCCAGCGCCTCAGCCAGACGCACGCGGTCGGCCGAGACGCGCGGCAACGCCGGTTCGAGTGACGACTCCACGCGTGCGCCGCGCCGTTCTGCCGCCACATGGGCGAGCGGCAGCACCGCGCGGATGACGTCGTTCACCTGCACGAGCTCGCGCACCACCGGCAGCGCACCGCGATCTGCGTCGGCAATCTTCCCGAGTCGTCGGAGTGCCTCGTCCATGGCGTCGGCCGCATCACGCGCGGCGCCCAGCAGCTCCTCCTGATTCTCGTTGAGGTCCCCGAACTTCGCCTCGAGCAGGATATGAAGCGGGAGGCGCACGTCGTCGAGCTGACCGAGCGTCGAGCGAACGGTTGCCGATAACAGCGTCGCGTGTTCGTGCAGCCGAAGTCCCGCCGCGTCCTGTGCCTTTGCACTTTCGGCTTTCGACACGGAGAGCGCACTCCCCAGCTGATCGACGACTTGTTCGATGCGGTCCAATTCGTCGGGGGTATCGCGCGTGCCGGCCGCACTGGGCCCGGCCAGTCGCGTGATGCGGCGCGCGAGATAGCGCGTGTTCAACCACGTGACGACGAGCGACGCGATCGCCAGAATCGAGGCGCCGACGACGACGAGTTCGGGCGCGGTACGTGCATACTGTCCGTAGTACGCGAGCCCGAGCGCCAGCGCGACGGCGAGCAGCGACGGGACCAGCGCGAGAAAGAGGCGCTGCCCGACGGTCATGGAAGGTCAGCTCGCGACAGCAGTGTCGCCTCGGCCTCGTCGAACAACGACACCACCAGCACATCCAGCCCTTCGCGTCCGGCGATCAACCGATCGACGACCGATCCGTGGCGTAACCGATGCCAGCGCGAGCGCGTCGATTGACCGATGATCACCAGTGTCACGCCACGCTCACGGGCAAAGCGCACCAGTGTCGCCGCCACGTCGGTGCCTTCCAGTTTCACGACTTCGGCACCCATCGACTGGGCGAGCTGAATGTTGTCGACCAGCCGTCGCTGCACGGTCGCGTCGATACGATCGGCGCGTTCATCGGGCGTCTGCACGTACACGCAATACCAGTCAGAGTTGAGCCGGCCGGCGATGCGGCTCGCTTTCCGAAGCAGCACGCGGGACAACGGCGGATTGCTCGAGAGGCAGACCAGCAGTCGATCGACGGTGCGCGGGGCCAGGCCGGCGCCACCCGGCCCGTCTTCGCGACGGATCAATCCTTCGCGCGCGCGATCCACCGAGTTCGCCGTTTCGCGCAAGGCCAGCTCGCGCAGCGTACTCAGATTCTCGTCGGTGAAGAAGTTGGTCAGTGCCGCTTCGATTTTTTCGGCGCGATAGATCTTGCCTTCGCGCAAACGCTGACGAAGGTCCTCCGATGAAATATCGAGATTAACCACCTGATCGGCCTGGGCGACGACCCAGTCGGGGACCGTCTCGCGCACCAGCACCCCAAGCTCGCGCTGCATCACGTCGTTGAGAGACTCGAGGTGCTGCACGTTGACGGCGGAGACGACATTGATGCCCTCGTCGAGCAAGTACAACACGTCCTGCCACCGCTTCCCATTGCGTGAACCGGGCACGTTGGTGTGCGCCAGCTCGTCGACGATCGTGATCTGCGGACGTCGCGCGACGAGGGCGTCGACGTCCATCTCTTCGAGCGAGACGCCTCGGTACTCGATGCGTCGGCGCGGGAGCACCTCGAGGTCACGGAGCTGCGCCTCCGTATCGGCGCGTGCATGTGTTTCCACGAAGCCGACGACGATGTCCACGCCGCGCCGACGCATGTCGTACGCTTCCTGCAGCATCTTGTAGCTCTTGCCCACCCCGGCCGAGGACCCGATGTAGAGCTTGAGCTTCCCACGCTCGCGCTGACGCACGAGCTCGAGGAAGCTCGCCTCGGGCGCTTCCATCAGAAGGTCAGCGCGAGCGACGACACGACGAATCCGCTGCGCTTCGACGGCGTCTCGTTGCGGCCATCCGGGAAAATGGCGTCGCGGTTCTGCCAGCCACGGACTTCCGAGCGCCACAGAAAGCGCGCTTGCGGCTGCACGTCGACGCCGACGGACGCGCCGACGGCGCGGAACGGTGCATTCGCGATCGCGGTCGCTCCGCTGCCGCGTGTGCCGGTTGCGAGAACAACCTGGTCCGGATCGCGCATGTATTCAACGCGACCTGAGAGCGCAATCGTCGGCGCGACCTGGCGTCGTACAATCGCCGCGGTGTTGATCCAACTGGAGGTACCGGCGGCGCCTGCCGGACGGGACTGCGTTCCGTAATCCGCTTCACCGAGCAACGTCCATCCGCCAGCCGTCGCGAGCTTCGCACCGACTCCATTGAAGCTCCGCACGCGCGAGCCAGCCTCGCTGGAGATGAAATTGTAATAGCTCAGCGTGGACGTCGGCGTGACGGCGTAGTCGAGTCGAATCCCCGCGCCCTTTCCACTGTTGTTCTCCGAAATATTCTGCCACCCGTTCACGATGTCGAGCCGGGCCGTGAGCTTGGGGGTTGCCGCCCACGTCGCCTTGACGCCCGTCGAGTAGTACGGCGAGTAATCGCCGACCAGCGAGCGTGTGTAGGTCGGATTGTCGCGCGAGACCCAGCCTTCCATGCCCATGTTGGAGTAGAAGATGCCGCCGTCGATCCACACGTGGTCGGCGATCTTGTAT
This region of Gemmatimonas groenlandica genomic DNA includes:
- a CDS encoding outer membrane beta-barrel protein; translation: MIAYPNRHPWHHARSIACATVAALALAALPRRAAAQPAVAQPAPADTTVRVTYGAFVDGYFAYDAGRPASFDRSFAGGAPFTTQPSRHNEFNINLAYVEAVLAGARVRGRFALQAGTSVQSNYAGEPVNGTISGPSLARHIQEAVVGYKIADHVWIDGGIFYSNMGMEGWVSRDNPTYTRSLVGDYSPYYSTGVKATWAATPKLTARLDIVNGWQNISENNSGKGAGIRLDYAVTPTSTLSYYNFISSEAGSRVRSFNGVGAKLATAGGWTLLGEADYGTQSRPAGAAGTSSWINTAAIVRRQVAPTIALSGRVEYMRDPDQVVLATGTRGSGATAIANAPFRAVGASVGVDVQPQARFLWRSEVRGWQNRDAIFPDGRNETPSKRSGFVVSSLALTF
- a CDS encoding universal stress protein, whose translation is MEAPEASFLELVRQRERGKLKLYIGSSAGVGKSYKMLQEAYDMRRRGVDIVVGFVETHARADTEAQLRDLEVLPRRRIEYRGVSLEEMDVDALVARRPQITIVDELAHTNVPGSRNGKRWQDVLYLLDEGINVVSAVNVQHLESLNDVMQRELGVLVRETVPDWVVAQADQVVNLDISSEDLRQRLREGKIYRAEKIEAALTNFFTDENLSTLRELALRETANSVDRAREGLIRREDGPGGAGLAPRTVDRLLVCLSSNPPLSRVLLRKASRIAGRLNSDWYCVYVQTPDERADRIDATVQRRLVDNIQLAQSMGAEVVKLEGTDVAATLVRFARERGVTLVIIGQSTRSRWHRLRHGSVVDRLIAGREGLDVLVVSLFDEAEATLLSRADLP
- a CDS encoding CaiB/BaiF CoA transferase family protein, with amino-acid sequence MKTLPLQGVRVVDLSRVLAGPHCSMALGDLGADIIKVERAGSGDDTRGWGPPFAPDGESAYFLSTNRNKLSLAADFKSPADIELLHALIADADIVIDNFLPGVLARYGLDADLLLARNARLLWCTISGFGPHSHRPGYDFVVQAESGWMAITGEPDGAPMKTGVALVDLITGKDAAIALLGALAGRDRLVTAADRRIHVTLRDSALAALANVAQNTLVSGRDAGRWGNAHANLVPYQLFAAADRPFVLAVGADPQWPLAARALGLDALASDPELATNAGRVAHRDRVVAAIAASARQRPAAEWIDALEQVGVPCGVVRGVEDALKEAVERGDASARTGIAPQGHGRVRYQPPLLDAHGALIRNHHWSAFHHVPILPVRPA
- a CDS encoding RNA polymerase sigma factor; protein product: MTEEEPTPADVDSDQDVISRILAGERDAFAMLIGRYSDPLYRHALGMTGSPDVAEDILQTSFIKAYHHLGEVRGRFDAWLFRIVANGCKDWLKNIRRTHLSYDEDDQPSTFASPDEDLDRTELRQDLDSALAQLAPSLREAFIMKHVEGRSYEEMADLLGTTVGALKMRVHRAREALQTLLEEKYD
- a CDS encoding ArgE/DapE family deacylase encodes the protein MTYRYPLDPVALTASLVAIDSRNPSLVPDGPGELACATHLAAVLNAWGFAVSLQEIAPGRANVIARIGPTGRTPLVLNGHLDVVGVEGMSHAPFAPEVRDGSMFGRGTTDMKGGVAAMCVAAARAAARGSLASEIIITAVCDEEYASIGTRALLEQGLRATGAIITEPTRMAIAPAHKGFAWIEVVLHGRAAHGSRYDVGIDANRHAGLLLAALDRYEQDVLMTRVHPLLGRASLHASSIVGGTGWSTYAERCTLRIERRTLPGESGEQALADIRALCDVLTASRPGFQADVSLVCAQPPLDLALDAPLIASVRAACTAGGIEPTMAGLSCWTDAALFAEAGIPALCFGPGDIARAHSDTEWVEIADLERATEILEAVCAGWGREKA